The genomic DNA CTACGCAGGCGTATGCACCACGGGCCGTACCCATGAGGTCTCGAATAGCCGTGAAAATATCCTCCTCGTTGATACGAAATTTGCCCGTCTTTTGGAGGTTGTCGGCAAAGATGTTGAGGAGGACCTCAGAATCAGAGTTAGTATTGATGTGTCTGTGAGCGTCCGCATCGAGGAAACGCTTGAGTTCATGTGTGTTGATCAGATTGCCGTTCTATATACTTGATTAGGTACCACCCAAGGGTAAACAAAGCTCCAATACATACATGAGCAAACACAATTCCATATGGCGAGTTGACGTAGAACGGCTGAGCTTCAGCATGAGCAGATGATCCAGCAGTAGGATAACGCACTACATACAAAGGGTTCTGATGAACACGATCGCAAGCAAGGAGTAAATGTCACTGACCATGGCCTACACCCATCCATCCAAGGAGTGTCTCGACGCTTCGAGTATCGAATACATCGCGTACCATCCCGTTCGCCTTGCATTGATAGAATCTACCACCCCTCCCACAAGTGACAATACCACATGCATCCTGGCCGCGATGCTGGAGCAGACTCAAGCCCTCACATATTTCAGTAGCAGCATGACCATTAGGATTGTGGAGCAGGAGCCCAAGGATTCCGCACATGGCTGCAAATTGTGGGTGAGAGGGGGTGGAGAAAGTCGGGACAAAATTTAAATTTGACTTTACTCCGGGCAAATTTGGAAAGTAAATTTACCCAAGCAGATCGCTGATCTGCTATTCACGTGGGAGTCAGGTTCCGATAGATATGGGTATCCCAGAATGGGGAGTCTATGACACATTCAAGCCGTGAGAGGGGTCAAGCCCCCCTGGCGCTCAAGAGCCCGAGCACAGTCATCGAGAAAGTGATGTACCGAAGAAACAGTTTCCAATCGCGGCCGACTTGAGTCGGGATGATGGCTGTGCCATCACGTGATTATTGTAGTTTCACGCGAAGGCCTCGAGCTCTTCTGAGTAAACAGCGTCTATAATGTCCACCGCATCGGACCTTGagattgtggatggtgagtgTCTTCATGTATACTAATATTCCATTACTACGTATGTGAACAACTAGGTTATTAGAAACCCCTGCTCCACACACGCAACTCCCACCTATTAAATCGGCTATCCCAAAGCGCAAGGCTAAGAACTCCAATGGCACTGCTCAACCAGTCTCCTCGGACGCCTCTACTTCCAACAAGAAGCCCAAATCAAACAATAATTCAAGCAACGGGAACTCTGGGGCTCCGAGCAAGGCTGTTATGGATGCTCTAAGGCAGGAGAACGAAGAGTTGAAGAAACAGTTGGCCGAGGTGAGCCCAGTCCACTCTGAACTAGAGGTTTATGAGCAAACATAAAGTGCGGACCTCTAGTCCAATAAAATGGTCGACAGATTTCAAGAGGACTTTGCCAAGCTTCAGAATCTACGACTTACTGCACCAGAGCAAAGCCTCCGAGAATACATAATGAAGGCCGAGGAACGGGAAAAACGTACGCCACCCAGCTGTTGTCTCTTCTTCGGCACGCTCACTCCTACCATAGAACTAATCGAACAAAATCAAATGCTCGTGGATAATGTGCCCATATTGGAGAGGCTCTTAAGACCACATGAATCTGGAACCATAACTCTCTTGACTCGAGAAGAAACGGATGGGAAACTCCTTGGCTATAAGAATGAGATAACTCAACTCCGTACTCAGGTGGAAAACCTCAAGCAGGAGCTGAAATCAGTATCAAAGTCCTGTAAGCCCGCTCTTTCGCCATTTCAGACCCTTGTGCTCAATTGAATTGGCACTAGTAACCAATACACAGGTCGAACTTGacgaagagatcaagcggaGCCAATCACTTAGTCAACAGCTCTCAGACAGACCTGTAAAGCGAGGGATTGAGTCTGCGACTggcaaagaaaaagaaaaagaactTGTAATGAATCAGCTCAAGCTTGCATTTTACGAAGACTTGACGACTATCAAAGTTCACAATACCAAGCAATTCCAGTCCGACCAGTATGGCCTTGTAACAGAGATGGAGTGTGACTGCACTACTTATCAAAAAAGTATGTTTCGTCTCAACATTTCTGTTCCGGCCCCAGAATCTAACATACAATGCAGCGCTCTACTTTAAACTTCACATGTATAAAACTCCGGCCATAATTGACGGAGAACCTGATCCGAATACGCTGGTCGATACTGTGCGGTATTTTCCCATAGGCTTGGAAAACGAAAAGGACGACGAGTTCTTGAAAGGGCTCGGAATTCTCGTTGAGCCTTTTACGTTCGTCAAAGAACATGGGCCTTTCGACCGACAAATGTGGGAATTCTGTATGGAGATCAACAACGGTGTTACGCGGTGGAGAGACGGAGGcgatgaagaggaggaggaagaggaagaagaggtaGAAGCAATCGACAGAGACGACGAAGCGATTATTGTCGAAGAAGATGACTGAGTATATCCATGCTTTCTTGTAGCAACCAGGTTCTTTGTATTCTTTCTATCATATTGGCTCTGTCAAAGTacacttttttttttatttggGTTTTACCGTATTCCCTAATTCATTTCAATTTACCCATGTTGTCCTTCAATTCACTTCGAGACCTGCAAGCTTCCAAATCTCCTGCTCTTCCTTCCCTCCGGATATACCAATACCCAGTGCAACCCGCTTGTCCGTCTCACCCAGATGCGCACCGGCCTCGACCAGCATCTGGACAACTTCCCGTGCCCGCACCCTCGCAGCGTAGAACAGGCATGTATGATCTAGTGCATCCCGCACATGCACCAGCGCTCCAACCTCCAACAATGCACGGGTGCAGCGAGTCGAACCTTGTAGTGCAGCTGTATGCAAAGGTGTGTGCAACGAACCAGGTAACGGTGCATTGGCCGCACCCTGTGCGAACTGGTTAGGCCCACCCAGGTGATGATGGGGGTGTTCGGCTGTTGGAGTCCCATGGGCACTTTGCGGAGGTCTGTGGCGTGGATGAGATGCAGTATTCGCGACGCTCGCTGGATCGTCCCTCGCAACGGCCAAATGCATTAAATATGGCAAAAGAGCAAGCTCAGTGCTGTTTGCGTGAGAGGCAGTTGTGCTCCATGGAGCCGTTCCAGTTGAATCGTTGCTAGGCTTAGAGTGTTGAGAAAGGCGTAAGATTTCAGATAGAAGATCTTGAATCGAGTCGAGTGCAGTTGTAGTTGGACGAGTGAGGGGAGTTGGGAGTGTCAGCTCTCCTCGTAGAGGCTGAGATACTAATTCTCGAACTCCTTCGGGAGTCAGATCTTTCTTGGATAATAGATATGCCAATTTGGCCAGAGCGCACTAAACCCACCAACTACATCAATTTTAGTTCAATCAGTTCGAACACGTACTTACCTCGGGTGTCATATCTCCTCCGGGCACAACCCCGCATTCGGCCAAAGTCCTTCCGGTATCATATGCAGGCGAGACCGAACCCTTTGCGCACTGAGAAATAGCAACTATCACCACTCCCCTTGCGCACGCCTCTCTTAGTGCATCTAAGAGATCTGGTCGTTGGGGTGCGTTTCCGGCGCCAAAGGTCTCAAGCACGACGCCTTGGAGGGGTGGCGCAAGAAACGCCCGGACAATGGGTGTTGTTATACCCGGAAAGATGCGAAGGGTCGCTGAGGCGAAGTTAACAAGGTGCAAGAGGCGGAGTAGCATTCGTCCTTACCAACGTCGACGCACATATCTAGTTCAGAGTGTGAGTTACGGGGGAGGTACGAAGGATATATGCTATCGTTACCTTTGTGAGCCCTAAATCGCTGCATACTATTCGACCTGATAACCTCGCCCCAATTTACCACGATATCGATGCCAACTATAGCCTTGCATTAGAATTTTAGACTCTGATGGGGAGAGACCTCGTCCATACCGTTCACAAGTGGTGGAAAATTAGGACTCGCAAATGCGTTCAAATCAAAAGACGAGACTTTTGATACGCGGTTCCCTCGGAAGAGTGTGTGGTTGAAGTACAAACATACCTCTGTTAAGCATAAACTCAATATATAAAAGCTGGAGGATAACAGGCACTGACCTGGGATCACATACTGCCCCGCAATAGACAGTGCTCCAAGAAGATTCTCGATTCCGTCGTTCCTCAGCTAAAGCACCCTGTCAGTTTCTTTTCTCATCCCAACCCGAAAATTTGGCAGCGTACTTGAGAAAGTGGAATTTGAGCACCGGTAATAATCTACTCCTGTATTCCGTCAAACAGATTCAAGAAGTAACTCGCAAAAGGGCACGTACGACAGTCTTTCCCAAATCTTCCAGCAGGAAGCTCAGTGCGCTAGAAGTGTAGCACATCGTATCCGTTCCGTGGAGGACGATAAATCCATCATAGGTACTGTAATTCAGCTCGATTTCCGTAGCAATCGCCAGCCAATCTGGACTCTCTCGTCAGTGATAAGGCAAAGGAGGCGAGTGGAATAAAGTCCTTTACCTTCTGGGCGCATATTGCTACTATCCAGCAAGGGCTGCCACTACCTTATCTTATCAATACACACCTTCTTTGAAACGTGAACGGATAAACCTCTGGTACTTACCTCCAAAATAGCATACCTGACCCTCTTCGTATTCCCTCCTACAGCTTTACTCCGGGGTGTAACAAGACTAGGCAGATACCCTTCATAGTATCCGTCCTTTTTCACCTCGCCATCACGTACATTCTGGCGCCGAATCGGTCTCGAAGACCGTACGAGCAACTCGGGTTGGTGGTTTCCTGCTTCGCCCGCCATCGCTACCGACGGAGTGGAGTTGCCCGAACGATTCGACCATTGACGATAATTCGCAACATTGCTCGCATTGGAGAATAAGGATGCGCCTTCGGGGTCGTGGAATCTAGCTTGGGCACGGAGTGTTTGTGTGAGGAAAGAAGGGCTCGGGGGCGTAGCTTCCCACTTCATTGACAAGCATTCCAATCGTTCCTGTATTCGAGCTGGGTTAAGGATAAGCTTTTTTTTAGACAGATAGGAGGAACATGCCCCCTGTGTAAATGATCAACACCCTCGACTCGGAGTCCCCTATACCTGAGATAGGTATTGATGGGAGTTTTAGTGTAGGATGTGCGGGCATAGCGATGTGGTAGTTTGAGAGCAAAGGTGTGATGAAATGAATCGGACAATGTCCGAAATGTGAAGCGAAGCCTCAACGGAGTGTATAATAAATCCAATATACCCTCAGCGAATTCAGTTAAGAATAGATCCAATAGAGTTCGATTGGGCAGTTTTTTTGCCTCGAGTTGTTGAACGTGCCTCCTTGTCAAGCTACAAGTACTTACTGCGTACATGATGGATTATAATTTATATGCGTCACCGTCTCACTTTGTAGATCGGTCAATCCAAAACCGCATGGGAGATGTAAGGCAGAATAGCTCGCGAATTATCACAACAGGACCAAAATCTGGGCCgaaaatatgagaaaaaaCAGGACAACATAAACATATGAAAGAGCTAAATAAAATGCAGGCCCAAGACACAGCTCGGGTCTTTGGTCCAAAATGAAAGACTGATACATCGTATTAGGTTGAGCTGGTGCCGTTCTGAGCGTTTGCAAGCTGCTTTTGTTTTTCTTGTTCAAGGCGCTGTTGCAAGATCCTAAAATGAGAATCACACACAAGGTTGAGAAGATCACGGAAACTCACGTGGTACAACAGATTCACGGCCATCTGGATGTTTTGCGGCTGGCCTGTAATTATGACCAACCGTTCATTTGGGTTACCCTGCGCCGTTCCGGGAGGGCCTTGCACCCCGGCTCCATAATTCTGATCTGGCTGGCACTCAAACTTCTAATCTCGTTGATTTTACTACCTCCCTTTCCGATTATGCATCCGACCAAATCATTGGGTATGTATATTTGCTGGGTTTGCGGAGGACCAGGAGGGTAAGGAGCTGGGGCTGGTGGCGGTGGGTAGCCGTAGTAACCTGAGTAAGTAGGAGTTGGTGCATATCGGGGGCCGCGGGACGAAGTTCCAGATGGACGGTAGGTGGATGTCGAGCTGCTGTGTGGTTGTCGTTCAGCAGCTTCGATAAGAATGTTTCCGACGTAATAGGTTGCGATATGAATGGCGTCTGCTACTCCGGACACGCTCAAGATTCGCTGCAGCCCTATGAGATCGATAATAGCGGTAAAATGATTTAACGAACCTCGGTCGACCCTGGAAGCATGCCCTCACTCGCGTTGAGTTTTGCCCCACTTGCATCTTGAATTTCCTTTATTTTACTGCCCCCGCGGCCAATGACACTACCCATCCTCGAGTGTGGGATAATAAACTTGATGGTTACTGCGCGACTGCCGGGACGGAGGGTGTGTCAAAGGGCTCATCGTTGATGCGACGCACAATTAATCCGAAGCTCTAGGCTGGGTGTTAATGCGAGGATAAATTGTGTGGAATGGAACTGACCTTGGAAACCGCGTCAAGTGGACCGCTAACGTTCAAAATTCGTTCGGGATTTCCTGGGATACTTTCGGAGACCATGACCCTGGCACCGCTCTTTTCTCTGATTTCGTTGACATGTTTGCCGGCCTTGCCAATGATAATCGAGGCGTCCTGTGTGACAATGAGGCAACGCATGTGGATCTGGGCGGCGGGTGGTGCGGGTGGGTCTGAATCCTTTTTGGACGCGGAGGCGGGGGAGGCAGGAGCGGATTCGTGTTCATCTTTTTTGGAGTCGGAGCGTGGCGATGCAGGGGCACCGGTGTTGACGCGCTTGTGGGACTGTTGGTGGGTGTCCGAGTCAGAAGGCGAGCGCGAACGCTTGCGGACTTCGGTCGTGTCTGGCATGAAAACAGATAAAATGGATGGGGTGCGAGGGAAAGAAAAGGAATTTAATGTCCAATTACACGGGGTAAATTGGAGGGAATTGTGTTGGATTGAATTGGATTGGATTAGATTGCGAGCTGGTTAGCGTCTGGACCACTTAGTAGCAGGCGGCGCGCGACTAGGACGACGATGGGGTGTCTGGTTATAGAACGATGGGGGGTCAAGAGATGGGCATGGAGAGTGGATCAATTCACAGCCAATCCATACCTTGTCCTACACCTTGGTGTCGTCGACAACTGTCAAGTGGCACTGCATCATGTGATCACACAAACAATAGGACCCTATTGACAATTGCATTTAGATTTTACTTTTACTTCATTTCCTCCCCCATGTCctctctcctcaaggctcaGACTGCGAAtgccaagggcaagggcaagcgCCCAGCCAACGATGAGGGCGAGGCTGGTCCTCCGCGCAAGAGAAACAAACAACGAGTGTTGCTGCTCTCGTCTCGGGGAATCACCCACCGCATGCGCCATCTCATGGGCGATCTGGAGGCTCTCTTGCCGCATATCAAGAAGGGTAAGTATCATATACTCTTGAGTCACTTACAGCTCTGATTACTATGGTATGCAGACTCCAAGCTAGACTCCAAaaaccacctccacctccttcCCGAACTCGCAGACCTCCACAACTGTAACAACACTCTCTACTTTGAAGCACGACGTCACGAAGACCTCTATCTCTGGGCTGCCAAGACACCAAACGGCCCAAGTGTCAAAATGCATGTCAAAATGTGCACACAATGGATGAATTAAAAATGACTGGAAACTGCTTGAAAGGAAGTCGAGGACTCTTGAGTTTGACCCAGGATTCGATAGCGGCGAGCATTGGAAACTCATCAAAGAGTTATTCACGCATGTAAGTCCAACGCATCTACCCGTACTCAACCACCCGTCTCATCGTTGGACAGATTTCGGAGTTCCGCCCACTGCTCGCTCGAGCCAAACCATTCATCGACCACATTCTTACGTTTTCCATAGTCGACAACAAAATCTGGTTTAGAAACTTCCAAATAATCGAAAAGGATCCACTTAAACCCAATGGTCCCCCTGAGACCTCACTCGTTGAAATTGGTCCCAGGTTTGTGTTAACGCCCATAAGGATATTCGAAGGTGCATTCGGTGGAGCGACTGTATTCTCTAATCCTGGTGAGTGTCTGAGCCCATTTAATTGGTGAAACGAAAGCGCTAATGCACTATGGCGATAGAATTTGTGAGCCCCGCAGCCGTCCGGTCCCAGATCAAGCGAGAACAGGGAGAAAAGTACCGTGCTCGCAAGGAGGGCGAGGCGGAACGCAATACAAGGAGAGAGGAAAGGAGGCGAGAAGAAGACGAGTTGGCGGTCAGGAATGTATTTGCATAGTAGTGCTAGACTTGGACATCGTTTTTGTGAGACACTTGTGTGGTACTGGATTATGAGCTATCGATGGACAAGTGAACATCAAACTTAAGTTAGTGGCGAGACAGTAAACGAAAATTATTGGTACTCGTATTAAGTTAGAGTGAACTTAGGCTAATTAAGTTTGGCATATACGTATTTCATGGTTACCGAGAAGACAACAGAATGAGCCACAAAAACCGGAGATACCATCGGAGCCCGCATACAACTTCCGTTTACTTTCATCCAAGGTTTATCGGACGTATAGCCGGTGGGTGCCTGTACCTTGAGAACCCCGGACAGGAATACCGACTGAGTCGTAACTTATTACCGAAGCTCTCAAAACATGCACCGGGAGCAATCTTAAACTTGTTCAtc from Rhizoctonia solani chromosome 16, complete sequence includes the following:
- a CDS encoding Nucleoprotein TPR encodes the protein MSTASDLEIVDETPAPHTQLPPIKSAIPKRKAKNSNGTAQPVSSDASTSNKKPKSNNNSSNGNSGAPSKAVMDALRQENEELKKQLAESNKMVDRFQEDFAKLQNLRLTAPEQSLREYIMKAEEREKQLIEQNQMLVDNVPILERLLRPHESGTITLLTREETDGKLLGYKNEITQLRTQVENLKQELKSVSKSLTNTQVELDEEIKRSQSLSQQLSDRPVKRGIESATGKEKEKELVMNQLKLAFYEDLTTIKVHNTKQFQSDQYGLVTEMECDCTTYQKTLYFKLHMYKTPAIIDGEPDPNTLVDTVRYFPIGLENEKDDEFLKGLGILVEPFTFVKEHGPFDRQMWEFCMEINNGVTRWRDGGDEEEEEEEEEVEAIDRDDEAIIVEEDD
- a CDS encoding cytoplasmic protein; its protein translation is MPDTTEVRKRSRSPSDSDTHQQSHKRVNTGAPASPRSDSKKDEHESAPASPASASKKDSDPPAPPAAQIHMRCLIVTQDASIIIGKAGKHVNEIREKSGARVMVSESIPGNPERILNVSGPLDAVSKSFGLIVRRINDEPFDTPSVPAVAQ
- a CDS encoding Brix domain protein, coding for MSSLLKAQTANAKGKGKRPANDEGEAGPPRKRNKQRVLLLSSRGITHRMRHLMGDLEALLPHIKKDSKLDSKNHLHLLPELADLHNCNNTLYFEARRHEDLYLWAAKTPNGPSVKMHVKMKSRTLEFDPGFDSGEHWKLIKELFTHISEFRPLLARAKPFIDHILTFSIVDNKIWFRNFQIIEKDPLKPNGPPETSLVEIGPRFVLTPIRIFEGAFGGATVFSNPEFVSPAAVRSQIKREQGEKYRARKEGEAERNTRREERRREEDELAVRNVFA
- a CDS encoding asparaginase translates to MGSVIGRGGSKIKEIQDASGAKLNASEGMLPGSTERILSVSGVADAIHIATYYVGNILIEAAERQPHSSSTSTYRPSGTSSRGPRYAPTPTYSGYYGYPPPPAPAPYPPGPPQTQQIYIPNDLVGCIIGKGGSKINEIRSLSASQIRIMEPGCKALPERRRVTQMNARIQERLECLSMKWEATPPSPSFLTQTLRAQARFHDPEGASLFSNASNVANYRQWSNRSGNSTPSVAMAGEAGNHQPELLVRSSRPIRRQNVRDGEVKKDGYYEGYLPSLVTPRSKAVGGNTKRVRYAILEWQPLLDSSNMRPEDWLAIATEIELNYSTYDGFIVLHGTDTMCYTSSALSFLLEDLGKTVIITGAQIPLSQLRNDGIENLLGALSIAGQYVIPEVCLYFNHTLFRGNRVSKVSSFDLNAFASPNFPPLVNVGIDIVVNWGEVIRSNSMQRFRAHKDMCVDVATLRIFPGITTPIVRAFLAPPLQGVVLETFGAGNAPQRPDLLDALREACARGVVIVAISQCAKGSVSPAYDTGRTLAECGVVPGGDMTPECALAKLAYLLSKKDLTPEGVRELVSQPLRGELTLPTPLTRPTTTALDSIQDLLSEILRLSQHSKPSNDSTGTAPWSTTASHANSTELALLPYLMHLAVARDDPASVANTASHPRHRPPQSAHGTPTAEHPHHHLGGPNQFAQGAANAPLPGSLHTPLHTAALQGSTRCTRALLEVGALVHVRDALDHTCLFYAARVRAREVVQMLVEAGAHLGETDKRVALGIGISGGKEEQEIWKLAGLEVN